In one Nisaea sediminum genomic region, the following are encoded:
- a CDS encoding helix-turn-helix domain-containing protein: MSVQEVCDVAGISCATLYRRIAAGELRAVKCGRRTFFRAVDFQDWVESFPAIEPRAA; encoded by the coding sequence ATGAGTGTCCAAGAGGTTTGCGACGTAGCTGGGATTAGCTGTGCAACCCTTTATCGAAGGATCGCCGCTGGCGAACTCCGCGCTGTGAAATGTGGCCGGCGGACGTTTTTTAGAGCGGTCGATTTTCAGGATTGGGTCGAGAGCTTTCCTGCGATCGAACCCCGTGCTGCCTGA
- a CDS encoding SDR family NAD(P)-dependent oxidoreductase yields MIQSRVAMVTGGGGGIGAAMASAVAARGVRIAVTDIDLAAAEKVAQNLNKAHGDGSAIALAHDVSKEADCVRAVRDTVDRFGSVDILFNNAGISVSSFRGDAETNLPTITELTPDLMDRFYRINFMGAVHMIRATVPAMVERGWGRVINNTTSFITMMRVLPYGPLKAALEASSAVWAAELKDTGVTVNVLVPGGPTDTAFIHPDAGIPREKMLKPSVMGPPAAWLASPDSDGITGKRYIAGFWNTSLPEREAAREAGAPIGWPDLAAATRLWPGEEPGKGPGQGL; encoded by the coding sequence ATGATTCAGTCCAGGGTAGCCATGGTAACCGGCGGCGGAGGCGGGATAGGAGCTGCCATGGCGAGCGCCGTTGCGGCGCGCGGCGTCAGGATCGCGGTGACAGACATCGATCTCGCAGCTGCCGAAAAGGTGGCGCAGAACCTTAACAAGGCGCACGGAGACGGATCCGCCATCGCGCTCGCGCACGATGTCTCCAAGGAAGCGGACTGTGTGCGCGCCGTCAGGGATACGGTTGACCGCTTCGGCAGCGTCGACATCCTCTTCAACAATGCCGGCATCAGCGTCAGCAGCTTTCGCGGCGATGCGGAAACCAACCTTCCGACAATCACGGAACTGACGCCCGATCTGATGGACCGCTTCTACCGCATCAACTTCATGGGGGCGGTCCACATGATCCGCGCCACCGTCCCCGCCATGGTCGAGCGAGGCTGGGGCCGGGTCATCAACAATACGACCAGCTTCATCACCATGATGCGTGTCCTCCCATACGGCCCGCTGAAAGCCGCACTGGAGGCAAGCTCGGCCGTATGGGCGGCTGAACTCAAGGACACCGGCGTGACGGTGAATGTCCTGGTTCCGGGAGGCCCAACCGATACCGCTTTCATCCATCCCGATGCCGGCATTCCGAGGGAGAAGATGCTCAAGCCGTCCGTCATGGGACCGCCGGCGGCATGGCTGGCCAGCCCGGACTCCGACGGCATCACGGGCAAGCGCTATATCGCGGGGTTCTGGAACACCTCGCTTCCGGAGCGCGAGGCTGCCCGCGAGGCCGGCGCGCCCATCGGCTGGCCCGACCTCGCGGCCGCAACCAGACTGTGGCCTGGCGAGGAACCGGGGAAAGGCCCCGGTCAGGGGCTATGA
- a CDS encoding Bug family tripartite tricarboxylate transporter substrate binding protein produces the protein MTACNLKKLVLGIVGVATLTLSVAQSAEAKDWAPDAPVSFVLHTKPGGGVDVFSRTLAKELEPIIGQSIVVVNAPGGGGATQMAKLRVAKPDGLTLGVNTVTHLTGMKTNLRGTFSPEDFEWIALAQIDPIMFFVAKDSKLNSITDLVELAKANGGEVNIAGFGPVGSMQNIGMAMLEKAAGVKFNWVAHQSTPDIIAAVLGGHMDVGVSNLGPTLSFFEAGRLKGLGVLGDKRLASLPDMQTFGEQGYNVDTSWLQIRGVFGPKGMPMELQQQIADAIHKAMASDSYQTYARAAGVQDSDYGPKEYSAFIKQMSSVAEEQLKAAGIIE, from the coding sequence ATGACAGCGTGCAACCTTAAGAAACTGGTCTTGGGCATCGTCGGCGTCGCGACCCTGACATTGAGCGTCGCCCAGAGTGCGGAGGCCAAAGACTGGGCTCCGGATGCGCCAGTCAGCTTTGTTCTGCATACCAAGCCGGGAGGAGGTGTCGATGTGTTCAGCCGGACCCTGGCAAAAGAGTTGGAGCCGATCATCGGCCAGTCTATCGTGGTTGTAAACGCACCCGGCGGCGGCGGTGCGACGCAAATGGCCAAGCTTCGCGTGGCCAAGCCCGACGGTCTGACCCTTGGCGTCAACACCGTCACCCACCTGACCGGCATGAAAACCAATCTGCGCGGCACCTTTTCGCCTGAAGATTTCGAGTGGATTGCGCTGGCTCAGATCGACCCGATCATGTTCTTCGTGGCCAAGGATTCCAAACTGAACTCGATCACCGATCTGGTCGAACTGGCCAAAGCCAATGGCGGCGAAGTGAACATCGCCGGTTTCGGTCCCGTCGGCTCGATGCAGAATATCGGCATGGCGATGCTGGAAAAAGCCGCAGGCGTGAAGTTCAACTGGGTTGCCCACCAGTCGACCCCCGATATCATCGCCGCCGTTCTCGGGGGGCACATGGATGTCGGCGTATCCAACCTCGGTCCGACCCTGTCGTTTTTCGAGGCGGGCCGCCTGAAAGGACTTGGTGTTCTCGGCGACAAGCGTCTGGCTTCTTTGCCCGACATGCAGACCTTTGGCGAGCAGGGTTACAACGTGGACACCAGCTGGCTGCAGATTCGCGGTGTCTTTGGTCCCAAGGGCATGCCGATGGAGCTGCAGCAGCAGATCGCCGATGCCATCCACAAGGCCATGGCGAGCGACAGCTACCAGACCTACGCCCGCGCGGCCGGGGTCCAGGACAGCGATTACGGCCCCAAAGAATATTCGGCCTTTATCAAGCAGATGAGCTCTGTGGCGGAAGAACAGCTCAAGGCGGCTGGCATTATCGAGTGA
- a CDS encoding tripartite tricarboxylate transporter permease, producing MLESLAIGFSAFGDPMVWIALVFGALAGYLIGAIPGLGPSLGVALLIPFTYGMDPVVSIVGLVALYAAAEYGGAITAILINSPGTAAAVATSWDGYPLTKQGRTGEALTVSILSSGAGIFISTLFLILTAVPLSEFALRFGPGEYFALALVGLSLVAGLSEGSPLKGTVAMGIGLALATVGLDVQTGVPRFSMGNPEFYEGLPLVPVLLGLYALSEVLFMIEEGPSEKLKSTPIGGLLALPVKTILSLKKVILRSSVLGYAIGVIPGAGASIASFVSYAVSKRASKTPEKFGKGSLEGVASSEAANNSAVAGALAPLLALGIPGSPTTAIMVGALMVQGIQPGPLLFARSPEIPYTVFASLWVGVPVMVLVGLAGAKVWAHVANIPRPAVAAIVAGICFVGAYASHTTMFPVHVMTVFGVLGYVLRKLKFPLAPIVLALVLGEMMETSFRRALISNKGEWDIFYTSPMTVILILIAVLALVWPGVSLVRARRAKARSI from the coding sequence ATGCTTGAGAGTCTTGCGATCGGTTTTTCCGCCTTTGGCGACCCAATGGTCTGGATCGCCCTCGTATTTGGCGCTTTGGCGGGCTACCTGATTGGGGCTATTCCGGGCCTTGGTCCGAGCCTCGGCGTCGCGCTGTTGATCCCGTTCACTTATGGAATGGATCCGGTCGTTTCGATCGTCGGTCTTGTCGCGCTTTATGCCGCGGCGGAATATGGTGGCGCGATCACCGCAATCTTGATCAACTCTCCTGGTACCGCCGCCGCGGTCGCTACCTCTTGGGACGGTTATCCGCTGACCAAACAGGGACGGACGGGAGAAGCGCTGACGGTTTCGATCTTGTCGTCGGGCGCGGGCATCTTCATTTCGACCCTGTTCCTGATCCTGACAGCGGTTCCGCTGTCCGAATTCGCCCTGCGCTTTGGCCCGGGGGAATACTTTGCCTTGGCCCTGGTGGGTCTCAGTCTTGTGGCCGGCCTTTCTGAAGGATCGCCACTTAAAGGAACTGTGGCGATGGGGATCGGTCTCGCACTGGCCACTGTCGGTCTCGATGTGCAGACAGGCGTGCCACGTTTCTCAATGGGCAATCCCGAGTTTTATGAAGGTCTGCCGCTGGTTCCCGTTCTGCTGGGACTCTACGCTCTTTCCGAGGTCTTATTCATGATTGAGGAGGGTCCGTCGGAAAAACTGAAGAGTACACCGATTGGCGGACTCCTGGCATTGCCGGTTAAAACGATCCTGAGCCTCAAAAAGGTCATCCTGCGCAGTTCTGTACTCGGTTATGCGATCGGAGTCATTCCCGGAGCAGGAGCGTCCATCGCATCCTTCGTGTCCTATGCGGTTTCCAAACGGGCTTCCAAGACACCGGAGAAATTCGGCAAGGGCTCCCTCGAAGGGGTTGCCTCATCGGAAGCGGCGAACAATTCTGCTGTGGCCGGGGCATTGGCGCCTCTGCTGGCGCTTGGCATTCCGGGTTCTCCCACAACGGCGATTATGGTCGGTGCGCTGATGGTCCAGGGCATCCAGCCGGGACCGCTTCTATTCGCCAGATCGCCCGAAATCCCCTACACGGTCTTTGCTTCGCTTTGGGTCGGCGTGCCGGTGATGGTGCTGGTCGGTCTAGCGGGGGCAAAGGTCTGGGCCCATGTCGCGAATATCCCGCGCCCAGCCGTTGCCGCGATCGTCGCTGGAATCTGCTTTGTCGGCGCTTACGCTTCGCACACCACGATGTTTCCGGTTCATGTCATGACAGTGTTTGGTGTGCTGGGATATGTCTTGCGCAAGCTCAAGTTTCCACTGGCGCCGATCGTCCTCGCACTGGTCCTCGGCGAAATGATGGAAACCAGCTTCCGACGCGCGCTGATCTCGAACAAAGGCGAATGGGACATCTTCTACACCTCGCCCATGACCGTGATCCTAATCCTGATCGCCGTTCTGGCTCTCGTTTGGCCCGGCGTATCCCTGGTGCGGGCCCGCCGCGCCAAGGCCAGGTCGATTTGA
- a CDS encoding tyrosine-type recombinase/integrase, with translation MATTDTVYRSAKPRADLYEIQDSEVRGLALRVHPTGSKSWSTRLSIRGAGRVRRDLGAYPSIGVAQARRIAEDWRNQARRGIDPRDEFIRPSKLTLKAAADLWLSASTNRSADQCRRRLELHVLGFEKIGDLDVRDIEQRHVARLLTHLKTKKRLTAEVNRVRSTLSALYSWLVTQGEVQENPVARTARVEETSIRKAKEGNSRVLNVTEIVRIWRSAEQLQPIPRALIRLLILVPLRRQEWTEVNRAEVIEIDGYTCLSLPASRMKGRRPHLVPLPQQAVEILEAMPQLGDMIFSTDGVRPYAGWRSAAKAARVSAELDEPWCVHDLRRGVATGMGELGIPENVIARILAHSPMRLMGVTAVYDRSQRLRELSNALNRWAVFIEQEVLGRRNVVSLPLGQIQ, from the coding sequence ATGGCAACCACCGACACCGTTTATCGGAGTGCGAAACCTCGCGCCGATCTATACGAGATCCAAGACAGCGAGGTTCGCGGGTTGGCATTGCGCGTGCATCCAACCGGCTCGAAATCGTGGTCCACGCGTTTATCAATTAGGGGCGCAGGCAGGGTCAGGCGGGATCTTGGTGCTTATCCGTCCATAGGCGTCGCACAGGCCCGGCGGATCGCGGAAGATTGGCGGAACCAAGCTCGGCGTGGGATAGACCCGCGAGATGAGTTCATCCGACCTTCAAAGCTGACACTCAAAGCTGCGGCAGATCTTTGGCTGTCGGCAAGCACCAACCGGTCAGCTGATCAATGCCGGCGTCGTCTCGAACTCCACGTACTGGGTTTTGAGAAGATCGGTGATCTTGATGTCCGAGATATCGAGCAACGTCATGTGGCTCGGCTGCTCACGCATCTGAAGACAAAGAAGCGGCTCACTGCTGAGGTCAACCGCGTCCGAAGCACCCTCAGCGCCCTCTATTCGTGGTTGGTCACACAAGGAGAGGTGCAGGAGAACCCAGTGGCGCGGACGGCGAGGGTTGAAGAAACCAGCATCCGGAAAGCGAAGGAAGGCAACTCCAGGGTGCTGAACGTTACCGAGATAGTGAGGATCTGGCGTTCCGCCGAGCAGTTGCAGCCCATTCCACGAGCGCTCATCCGGCTGCTCATACTTGTACCGCTTCGTCGACAGGAATGGACGGAGGTCAATCGCGCCGAGGTGATCGAAATAGACGGGTACACATGTTTGTCGCTTCCGGCTTCCCGGATGAAGGGGAGGCGCCCACATCTGGTGCCATTACCTCAGCAGGCCGTTGAGATCTTGGAGGCGATGCCACAGCTGGGGGACATGATTTTCTCGACCGATGGAGTGAGGCCATACGCTGGATGGCGATCTGCCGCCAAGGCGGCCCGTGTCTCAGCGGAACTTGATGAGCCGTGGTGCGTGCACGATCTGCGTCGGGGTGTCGCCACAGGCATGGGGGAGCTTGGCATTCCGGAAAACGTCATTGCCAGAATACTTGCTCATTCGCCAATGAGGTTGATGGGGGTGACCGCCGTGTATGATCGCTCTCAACGCCTGAGGGAGCTTAGCAATGCTCTGAACCGGTGGGCCGTATTCATCGAGCAGGAAGTGCTCGGGCGCCGAAACGTGGTGTCGCTTCCGTTGGGGCAGATCCAATGA
- a CDS encoding tripartite tricarboxylate transporter TctB family protein has product MEEDHTASGWRVRMDVVRGSLPILDLIGCAALLVMFWQYFAQASALPPPFNKIDIGAGGFPILLAVATLIAIVSVAGAAIVRLVDPVPVIWVSIRRPLFVLATVGLLVLQSICFEALGMLPSVLTFALLTMLACGERRPLHLIGVPVALAAFIYLVFRLALDVNLP; this is encoded by the coding sequence ATGGAAGAAGACCACACAGCGTCAGGCTGGCGGGTCCGGATGGACGTGGTTCGCGGTTCTTTACCGATACTCGACTTGATCGGCTGCGCAGCACTCCTGGTGATGTTCTGGCAATATTTCGCGCAGGCTTCGGCTCTGCCGCCACCGTTCAACAAGATCGATATCGGGGCCGGCGGATTTCCCATCTTGCTGGCTGTTGCCACCTTGATCGCCATCGTGTCGGTCGCGGGTGCCGCCATCGTGCGATTGGTGGACCCGGTACCCGTTATCTGGGTGTCGATCCGGCGGCCGCTATTCGTTTTGGCAACAGTTGGGCTTCTGGTTCTCCAGTCAATCTGCTTCGAAGCGCTCGGCATGCTGCCGAGCGTTCTGACCTTTGCCCTATTAACGATGCTGGCTTGCGGCGAGCGCCGACCATTGCACCTGATCGGTGTTCCCGTCGCGCTGGCCGCGTTCATCTATCTCGTTTTCCGCCTCGCGCTCGACGTCAATTTGCCCTGA
- a CDS encoding AAA family ATPase has translation MSDKRSAEAQTELSAMGQAALEYAARGYFVLPCRADKSCLLPAVEGGNGGHHLASRDPDVIEAWWRKWPNANIGLNLKKSGLAAIDVDAYKPECAWHAFVQFRELPDTWEQSTPRGGRHFIFKDGGQSFRGSLCKGVDIKHDGYILLEPSEFRDEITGELIGKYVCQKDDEPAPVPDWVPRNTDASFEPSHGEAPDGWDEIDADGLMQALPSELKSLICDGQTGDRSKDFMHAVGWLKELHIAVEEVFAIMSNHPSGPAEKYLEGRADLWREVQRAYSKCKSPCASAQTASSSESGTEKTAFGWRKASEIDPVLDQHALIEDVIPRQGVVTVYGQSGHGKTFAVIDLAGHIAAGVPWRGKDVEQAAVAYVSSEGGRATGNRFRAWCSRYGISDLPLYQTDATLDLRSSEADVVALIDELRLLGEKIGHPIGLLVLDTLSRNFGGGDENSSSDMTKFIKNMDRVREAIGCTVLAVHHSGKDQARGARGHSSLRAAADAEIEITSSNGSRKIEVTKSRDGETGIAFGFRLDVVVMGRNRKGKDVTTCVAVPADFVQCASGKPRGKADPVLLEVLSEMMAEKIADENSAPLGANIPVSYKEWRNRCLASPRIADGDNAATRRKAFLRARDALAEVGQIAFDQEVDAVWEPKMPSTLPNSGTSETSRVSVVSRPAETLRDRQDTPPLGGCCLSRSAASNIDVRYFAWARSSAFNMTRLCVTADAYAIAPKARKVARPAKLASNADYCLGVNAKSPSSPKPIPEASAPYAKVRHKSLALENLFWANRPSSIGYSSTTVDARRSPALWRRPHSRDETPTVAAAPSTKQHAARNTVKGSSFCCAMSVPLKVSVDSNPPLFANIATLRRRSATSSISGRTLS, from the coding sequence ATGTCTGACAAGAGAAGCGCGGAAGCGCAAACTGAACTCTCCGCGATGGGGCAAGCGGCCCTTGAATATGCAGCTCGTGGTTATTTTGTCCTGCCGTGCAGAGCGGACAAATCCTGTTTGTTGCCGGCTGTCGAAGGCGGAAATGGGGGGCACCATTTGGCGTCCCGCGATCCTGACGTCATTGAGGCATGGTGGCGGAAGTGGCCGAATGCGAACATTGGCCTAAACCTGAAAAAGTCAGGCCTCGCGGCAATCGATGTGGATGCTTACAAGCCCGAATGCGCCTGGCACGCCTTCGTTCAATTTCGGGAGTTGCCGGATACCTGGGAACAGTCGACCCCGCGTGGGGGCAGACACTTCATTTTCAAGGACGGAGGCCAGTCGTTCAGAGGAAGCCTTTGCAAAGGCGTCGACATCAAACACGACGGATACATTCTTTTGGAGCCGTCAGAGTTTCGAGACGAGATCACAGGCGAGCTCATCGGCAAATACGTTTGCCAAAAAGACGACGAGCCGGCACCGGTTCCTGACTGGGTTCCCCGCAATACCGACGCGTCATTCGAGCCTTCCCATGGCGAAGCGCCCGATGGCTGGGATGAGATCGATGCGGACGGCCTGATGCAAGCGCTGCCCTCTGAATTGAAATCATTGATCTGCGACGGGCAAACTGGAGATCGATCAAAAGACTTCATGCACGCCGTAGGCTGGCTCAAGGAGCTCCACATTGCGGTGGAAGAGGTCTTCGCCATCATGTCCAACCATCCGTCTGGTCCGGCTGAAAAGTACCTTGAGGGCCGAGCCGACCTTTGGCGTGAGGTCCAGCGGGCATATTCGAAGTGCAAAAGCCCGTGCGCGTCGGCGCAGACCGCGTCCTCTTCGGAGAGTGGGACAGAAAAGACGGCATTCGGATGGCGAAAAGCCTCGGAAATTGACCCGGTGCTTGATCAGCATGCCCTCATCGAAGACGTCATCCCCCGTCAAGGTGTTGTGACGGTTTATGGCCAGTCAGGGCATGGCAAGACGTTCGCCGTTATAGATCTAGCCGGCCACATTGCGGCGGGAGTTCCGTGGCGTGGGAAAGACGTTGAGCAAGCGGCGGTAGCGTACGTGTCTTCCGAAGGCGGCAGGGCAACAGGCAATCGCTTCCGTGCGTGGTGTAGTCGATACGGTATCTCAGACCTACCGCTCTACCAGACCGATGCGACACTTGATCTGAGGAGCTCGGAAGCTGACGTCGTTGCTCTAATCGATGAACTGCGATTGTTGGGCGAGAAAATCGGGCATCCAATTGGACTGTTGGTACTGGACACGCTCTCGAGGAACTTCGGGGGCGGTGATGAGAATTCCAGCAGCGATATGACCAAGTTCATTAAAAATATGGATCGTGTCCGCGAAGCGATTGGATGTACGGTCCTGGCCGTCCATCACAGCGGTAAGGACCAGGCCAGAGGTGCACGCGGCCACTCATCCCTGAGAGCCGCTGCTGACGCCGAGATTGAGATCACTTCCTCTAACGGAAGCAGAAAGATCGAAGTAACCAAGAGCCGCGACGGCGAAACCGGAATTGCTTTTGGATTTCGTCTGGACGTCGTCGTCATGGGTAGGAACAGGAAGGGAAAAGACGTCACGACATGTGTGGCGGTCCCTGCAGACTTCGTGCAATGCGCAAGTGGGAAGCCGCGTGGTAAAGCCGATCCAGTGCTCTTGGAAGTGCTCTCGGAGATGATGGCCGAAAAAATAGCTGACGAAAATAGTGCGCCGCTGGGCGCCAACATCCCGGTTTCTTACAAAGAGTGGCGCAATCGCTGCCTTGCTTCTCCGCGAATTGCAGATGGAGATAACGCAGCGACGAGACGTAAGGCTTTTTTGCGCGCCCGAGATGCTCTTGCTGAAGTTGGTCAAATCGCGTTCGACCAAGAGGTCGATGCGGTTTGGGAGCCGAAGATGCCCTCAACGCTCCCGAATTCTGGGACAAGCGAGACAAGTCGCGTATCTGTCGTGTCGCGTCCCGCAGAGACCTTACGAGACAGACAAGACACCCCCCCTTTAGGGGGGTGTTGTCTGTCGCGTTCTGCCGCTTCAAATATCGATGTGCGCTATTTTGCATGGGCACGTAGTTCTGCATTCAATATGACCCGTCTTTGTGTCACGGCAGATGCTTACGCAATTGCGCCTAAGGCGCGCAAAGTGGCTCGACCAGCCAAATTGGCCTCTAACGCGGACTACTGTTTGGGCGTGAATGCAAAAAGTCCGAGCAGCCCCAAACCAATTCCAGAGGCGAGTGCGCCGTACGCCAAAGTCAGGCATAAGAGCCTTGCTCTTGAGAACCTTTTTTGGGCCAACCGACCCTCTTCAATTGGGTATTCGTCAACAACAGTCGACGCAAGGCGAAGCCCTGCCTTGTGGAGGCGACCCCATTCTAGGGATGAGACCCCCACAGTCGCGGCAGCACCTAGCACAAAGCAGCATGCAGCCAGGAACACGGTCAAAGGGAGCTCATTCTGCTGTGCGATGAGTGTCCCACTCAAAGTGAGCGTAGATAGCAACCCGCCGCTATTCGCGAACATCGCCACTCTACGCAGGCGCTCAGCTACCTCATCGATCTCAGGGCGGACCTTGTCATAG
- a CDS encoding CaiB/BaiF CoA transferase family protein, whose product MTGAFTGLRVVDTTHVLAGPYASYQMALLGAEVIKLEAPNDPDQARFTGTDRDLVRDAMGTAFLAQGAGKKALALDLKSEAGRGALLRLIETADVFVENYRPGAFNELGLGYEDMARINPRLIYCSVSAFGATGPRRHQTGYDNVIQAFSGIMDMTGHGDDRPLKCGAPVVDYSTGLTAAFAISAALFQRERTGMGQNIEVSMLDVALTLMTAPATDFLWTGKHPKAKGNKFAFATLGMFQASDGPIMIAASNLRQQRRLWIGLGREDLVKSDNLSRIDDYETEHAALESIISTMPAAYWEEFLTERRVPASRVRRLEEALNDPQAEARAQFLRLADPSGRLDGLRVPSVAFRMSQSDSGVTLPPQRVGAQTAEVLRSIGFGDDEIEALCLAGLALQAGSLVAREEAQS is encoded by the coding sequence ATGACCGGTGCATTCACCGGCCTGCGGGTCGTTGACACGACGCATGTTCTTGCCGGCCCTTACGCGAGCTACCAGATGGCGCTTCTGGGAGCGGAGGTGATCAAGCTCGAGGCTCCGAATGACCCCGATCAGGCCCGGTTCACCGGCACCGATCGCGATCTGGTTCGGGACGCCATGGGAACAGCGTTTCTGGCGCAAGGCGCTGGCAAGAAAGCGCTGGCGCTGGATCTAAAATCCGAGGCGGGCCGTGGTGCCTTGCTGCGGTTAATAGAGACAGCCGATGTCTTTGTGGAAAATTACCGACCTGGCGCGTTCAACGAGCTGGGGCTCGGTTATGAGGATATGGCCCGGATCAATCCGCGCCTGATCTATTGTTCGGTGTCCGCCTTCGGTGCAACCGGACCGCGCCGGCATCAGACCGGCTATGACAATGTTATTCAGGCTTTTTCCGGTATCATGGACATGACCGGACATGGCGATGACCGCCCGCTGAAATGTGGCGCGCCCGTTGTTGACTATTCGACCGGCTTGACGGCGGCCTTTGCGATTTCCGCCGCGCTGTTCCAGCGTGAACGCACCGGTATGGGGCAAAACATCGAAGTGTCAATGCTGGACGTCGCGCTCACGTTGATGACCGCGCCCGCGACGGATTTCCTTTGGACGGGCAAACACCCCAAGGCCAAAGGCAACAAGTTTGCCTTCGCGACGTTGGGCATGTTTCAGGCTTCCGATGGCCCGATTATGATCGCCGCCTCGAACCTGCGTCAGCAGCGGCGGCTGTGGATCGGGCTGGGCCGCGAGGATCTCGTCAAGTCGGATAACCTGTCTCGGATCGACGATTATGAGACAGAGCACGCGGCGCTGGAGTCGATCATCTCGACCATGCCCGCCGCCTATTGGGAAGAGTTCCTGACGGAGCGACGGGTCCCGGCGTCCCGCGTTCGCCGCCTGGAAGAGGCGTTGAACGACCCCCAAGCCGAGGCACGCGCACAATTCCTGCGGCTGGCGGACCCTAGCGGCCGCCTTGACGGGCTACGGGTTCCCTCGGTCGCGTTCCGGATGTCGCAGTCGGATTCCGGTGTGACCCTGCCACCTCAGCGGGTGGGGGCGCAAACGGCGGAAGTTCTGCGTTCCATCGGCTTTGGCGATGACGAAATCGAAGCACTGTGTCTGGCCGGTCTGGCGCTGCAGGCCGGAAGCTTGGTAGCCAGGGAAGAGGCACAGTCATGA
- a CDS encoding MmgE/PrpD family protein: protein MTTAIERLAGLAADWLHVPIPPEVLHAVHCATLDWFATTLPGTLQAPATLLSATGLGRPGGNAWCYTSERRIDPRGAAFINGSASHTVEFDDIYRDGGYHPGSPTFAAALAVAQDIGAPRDAFDRAVIGGYEVGCRLAMALQPSHYEFWHITGTVGTFGAAAAAAMLLGCDRDGIANALAISASLAGGIQQNLQGQSMVKAMHSGHAADAGILAAYAALAGATGSWESLDGSKGYAAATSDGIGNWEAAFEGAGDWTPITRMTVKIHGCCGHIFPSLDALAMLRAEHGFGPEAVEAIHIEGYGATKDICDRPNPRSAQEARFSAQYCLSALLVLGGVRLAAFTPEALRDPNIRAIMPRITVERAEDLATEYPRKRMARLHVQLKDGRKLSHFQRSRRGDPDNPISLADLMAKYEELATSVLPEAEKDRLRRIIFDGAELPDAVTKKTKVKN from the coding sequence ATGACAACCGCTATCGAAAGACTGGCCGGTCTGGCCGCAGATTGGTTGCACGTGCCCATACCGCCCGAGGTACTTCACGCGGTACATTGCGCGACGCTGGACTGGTTCGCCACGACCCTGCCGGGCACATTGCAGGCTCCGGCCACTTTGTTGTCGGCGACTGGACTTGGCCGCCCGGGCGGCAATGCCTGGTGTTATACGAGTGAACGGCGGATTGATCCCCGCGGAGCCGCCTTCATCAATGGATCGGCCAGCCACACGGTCGAGTTCGACGATATATACCGGGATGGCGGTTATCACCCCGGTTCACCAACCTTTGCAGCGGCGTTGGCCGTAGCGCAGGATATAGGTGCGCCGAGGGATGCGTTCGACCGCGCGGTGATCGGCGGCTACGAGGTCGGCTGCCGCTTGGCGATGGCACTGCAACCCAGCCACTACGAGTTCTGGCATATCACGGGCACTGTCGGTACCTTCGGAGCGGCTGCGGCTGCGGCGATGCTGCTTGGCTGCGACCGCGACGGGATCGCCAATGCACTCGCCATCTCGGCCAGCCTTGCCGGCGGCATTCAGCAAAACCTCCAGGGACAGAGCATGGTGAAAGCGATGCATTCCGGACATGCCGCCGATGCGGGAATCCTGGCCGCCTACGCCGCCCTTGCCGGGGCGACCGGCTCTTGGGAAAGCCTGGATGGTTCCAAAGGCTATGCCGCGGCAACCAGCGATGGCATCGGCAATTGGGAGGCTGCATTTGAGGGCGCGGGGGATTGGACGCCGATCACTCGCATGACGGTAAAGATCCACGGCTGTTGCGGGCACATTTTTCCGTCTCTGGATGCTCTCGCGATGCTGCGTGCCGAGCACGGCTTCGGTCCCGAGGCGGTCGAGGCGATCCACATCGAAGGCTACGGTGCCACCAAGGATATTTGCGACCGTCCGAACCCGCGGAGCGCGCAGGAGGCGCGATTCAGTGCGCAGTACTGTCTGTCGGCACTGTTGGTGCTGGGAGGCGTGCGGCTTGCCGCATTCACGCCCGAAGCTCTGAGGGACCCGAATATACGCGCGATCATGCCGCGCATCACCGTTGAGAGGGCCGAGGATCTGGCGACAGAATATCCGCGCAAACGCATGGCTCGTCTGCATGTGCAGCTAAAGGACGGGCGCAAACTGTCGCATTTCCAACGCTCGCGGCGCGGTGATCCGGACAACCCGATCTCGTTGGCCGATCTAATGGCAAAATATGAAGAACTGGCTACTTCTGTTCTGCCGGAGGCGGAGAAGGACCGGCTGCGCCGGATCATTTTTGACGGCGCCGAACTGCCCGACGCTGTGACCAAGAAAACAAAAGTTAAGAATTGA